A region from the Lycium barbarum isolate Lr01 chromosome 8, ASM1917538v2, whole genome shotgun sequence genome encodes:
- the LOC132606814 gene encoding uncharacterized protein LOC132606814 isoform X2, translating to MVGGLFKGKTLVYSDLNHIVLRISPKYAPEATENAVLVSSHIDTVFSTEGAGDCSSCVAVMLELARGVSQWAHGFKSAVIFLFNTGEEEGLNGAHSFITQHSWSDTVTMAIDLEAMGVGGKSGIFQAGPQPWAIETFALAAKYPSGQIVAQDIFKSGAIKSVTDFQVYQEIAGLSGLDFAYADNTAVYHTKNDKLKLLKPGSLQHLGENMLAFLLKAGASTNLPKGKGTTSHGKSGQDTGIYFDILGTYMFVFRQHFASMLYNSVILQALLIWTTSLFMGGYSAMVSLALSSLSLMLMWMCAISFSVLVAFVLPLVSSSPIPFASSPWLVVGLFGAPAVLGAFSGQHMGYLILLKYLTKTFSKRNVNLPLVVQDDLAKLDAERWLFKAGLMQWLVLLIVGNFYKIGSSYLALAWLASPAFAYGLLEATLSPARLPKPLKTVTLLIGLSVPFLLSSGIIIHLVATLIGSAVRLEKSPGSNPEWLGNVILAIFIAAIVCLTLVYLLSYIHISGAKVPLIITTCLLFGISLAVIQLGVVPPFSKDTARAVNVVHVVDMTGANGQKQEPTSHISLFSTTPGNLVKEVEQIGEGFTCGTDKPLDFVTISVKYGCWSDRNANIGWHEPDIPLIRVENDIKSDYRVTRVSIDTKVSTRWTLGINADEVEDFQLKDGPEELVPIGDKSNADGWYIIQFSGGKKAPRKFSLTLFWANNHTHKSYKKNSNTEQPLLKLRTDVDRITSPTETVLGKLPQWCSLFGKSTYPLTLAFLSSFPVDF from the coding sequence ATGGTTGGTGGACTTTTCAAGGGGAAAACTCTTGTTTATTCAGATCTGAATCACATTGTACTAAGGATCTCGCCAAAATATGCACCTGAAGCAACAGAAAATGCCGTTCTAGTATCTTCCCATATTGATACCGTGTTTTCCACTGAAGGGGCTGGAGACTGCAGTTCATGTGTAGCTGTTATGTTGGAGCTTGCTCGAGGAGTATCTCAATGGGCTCATGGGTTCAAAAGTGCTGTAATTTTCTTGTTTAACACAGGGGAGGAGGAGGGCTTAAATGGTGCTCACAGCTTTATAACGCAGCACTCTTGGAGTGATACTGTAACAATGGCTATTGACTTGGAGGCCATGGGTGTTGGAGGGAAGTCAGGAATATTTCAGGCCGGTCCTCAGCCATGGGCAATTGAAACTTTTGCTTTGGCAGCAAAATATCCATCTGGCCAAATAGTTGCACAGGATATATTTAAATCCGGGGCAATAAAATCTGTTACTGATTTCCAAGTGTACCAAGAGATTGCCGGTCTTTCTGGTCTGGACTTTGCGTATGCTGATAATACTGCAGTATACCACACAAAGAATGACAAATTAAAGCTTTTGAAACCTGGTTCTCTTCAACATCTTGGAGAAAATATGCTTGCCTTTCTGCTTAAGGCTGGTGCTTCTACTAATCTTCCCAAGGGCAAGGGGACAACTTCCCATGGAAAATCTGGCCAGGATACTGGTATATATTTTGACATCTTGGGAACATACATGTTCGTATTCCGTCAGCATTTTGCCAGTATGCTCTACAATTCGGTAATATTACAGGCACTTTTAATATGGACGACATCATTATTCATGGGTGGATATTCTGCCATGGTATCATTGGCCTTATCATCCTTGAGTCTCATGCTCATGTGGATGTGCGCAATCAGTTTCTCTGTACTTGTTGCCTTTGTTCTTCCCCTCGTATCATCTTCACCCATTCCCTTCGCTTCAAGTCCATGGCTAGTAGTTGGTTTGTTCGGTGCACCTGCTGTGCTCGGGGCTTTCAGTGGTCAACATATGGGTTATCTCATTCTGTTGAAGTATCTGACAAAGACATTTTCAAAAAGAAATGTGAATCTGCCTTTGGTTGTGCAAGATGATCTGGCAAAGTTAGATGCTGAGAGATGGCTCTTTAAAGCAGGTTTAATGCAGTGGCTTGTTCTTTTGATTGTGGGAAACTTTTACAAGATAGGATCTTCTTATTTGGCTCTTGCTTGGCTAGCCTCTCCTGCATTTGCATATGGATTGCTTGAAGCAACTTTGTCACCAGCACGGCTGCCAAAACCACTCAAAACGGTCACCTTGCTGATTGGATTATCTGTGCCTTTCTTGCTTTCTTCTGGCATAATTATTCATCTGGTTGCCACACTAATTGGCAGTGCTGTTCGACTTGAAAAGAGTCCTGGCAGCAACCCTGAGTGGCTGGGCAATGTAATACTTGCAATATTTATTGCTGCCATAGTATGTTTGACACTGGTATATCTTTTGTCATATATTCATATTTCAGGTGCAAAGGTGCCACTTATTATAACGACTTGTCTACTGTTTGGCATCTCGCTCGCTGTGATTCAACTAGGTGTGGTTCCACCATTTAGTAAAGATACTGCCAGAGCTGTaaatgttgtgcatgttgtagatATGACAGGAGCCAATGGCCAAAAGCAAGAACCAACCTCTCACATTTCCTTATTTTCAACTACTCCAGGAAATCTAGTGAAGGAGGTTGAACAGATTGGAGAAGGATTTACTTGCGGCACTGATAAACCTCTTGATTTTGTAACAATTTCGGTCAAGTATGGTTGTTGGAGCGACAGAAATGCTAATATTGGCTGGCATGAGCCAGATATTCCTCTGATTCGTGTTGAGAATGATATCAAGAGTGACTATAGAGTTACACGGGTATCCATTGACACAAAAGTTTCCACACGCTGGACTCTGGGTATCAACGCTGATGAAGTGGAGGATTTCCAGTTGAAAGACGGTCCTGAGGAGTTGGTTCCAATTGGCGATAAGAGCAATGCAGATGGATGGTACATAATTCAGTTTTCAGGAGGGAAGAAAGCACCAAGAAAATTCAGTCTGACTCTTTTCTGGGCCAACAATCATACTCATAAGTCCTACAAAAAGAATAGCAACACAGAACAACCCTTGCTAAAACTGCGGACAGACGTTGATAGAATAACTTCCCCAACTGAAACGGTACTTGGGAAGCTTCCTCAGTGGTGTTCTTTGTTTGGGAAGTCCACATATCCTCTTACCTTAGCTTTCTTGAGTAGTTTTCCCGTTGATTTCTAG
- the LOC132606814 gene encoding uncharacterized protein LOC132606814 isoform X3 — MHSIMPCSSCVAVMLELARGVSQWAHGFKSAVIFLFNTGEEEGLNGAHSFITQHSWSDTVTMAIDLEAMGVGGKSGIFQAGPQPWAIETFALAAKYPSGQIVAQDIFKSGAIKSVTDFQVYQEIAGLSGLDFAYADNTAVYHTKNDKLKLLKPGSLQHLGENMLAFLLKAGASTNLPKGKGTTSHGKSGQDTGIYFDILGTYMFVFRQHFASMLYNSVILQALLIWTTSLFMGGYSAMVSLALSSLSLMLMWMCAISFSVLVAFVLPLVSSSPIPFASSPWLVVGLFGAPAVLGAFSGQHMGYLILLKYLTKTFSKRNVNLPLVVQDDLAKLDAERWLFKAGLMQWLVLLIVGNFYKIGSSYLALAWLASPAFAYGLLEATLSPARLPKPLKTVTLLIGLSVPFLLSSGIIIHLVATLIGSAVRLEKSPGSNPEWLGNVILAIFIAAIVCLTLVYLLSYIHISGAKVPLIITTCLLFGISLAVIQLGVVPPFSKDTARAVNVVHVVDMTGANGQKQEPTSHISLFSTTPGNLVKEVEQIGEGFTCGTDKPLDFVTISVKYGCWSDRNANIGWHEPDIPLIRVENDIKSDYRVTRVSIDTKVSTRWTLGINADEVEDFQLKDGPEELVPIGDKSNADGWYIIQFSGGKKAPRKFSLTLFWANNHTHKSYKKNSNTEQPLLKLRTDVDRITSPTETVLGKLPQWCSLFGKSTYPLTLAFLSSFPVDF, encoded by the exons ATGCACTCGATCATGCCTTGCAG TTCATGTGTAGCTGTTATGTTGGAGCTTGCTCGAGGAGTATCTCAATGGGCTCATGGGTTCAAAAGTGCTGTAATTTTCTTGTTTAACACAGGGGAGGAGGAGGGCTTAAATGGTGCTCACAGCTTTATAACGCAGCACTCTTGGAGTGATACTGTAACAATGGCTATTGACTTGGAGGCCATGGGTGTTGGAGGGAAGTCAGGAATATTTCAGGCCGGTCCTCAGCCATGGGCAATTGAAACTTTTGCTTTGGCAGCAAAATATCCATCTGGCCAAATAGTTGCACAGGATATATTTAAATCCGGGGCAATAAAATCTGTTACTGATTTCCAAGTGTACCAAGAGATTGCCGGTCTTTCTGGTCTGGACTTTGCGTATGCTGATAATACTGCAGTATACCACACAAAGAATGACAAATTAAAGCTTTTGAAACCTGGTTCTCTTCAACATCTTGGAGAAAATATGCTTGCCTTTCTGCTTAAGGCTGGTGCTTCTACTAATCTTCCCAAGGGCAAGGGGACAACTTCCCATGGAAAATCTGGCCAGGATACTGGTATATATTTTGACATCTTGGGAACATACATGTTCGTATTCCGTCAGCATTTTGCCAGTATGCTCTACAATTCGGTAATATTACAGGCACTTTTAATATGGACGACATCATTATTCATGGGTGGATATTCTGCCATGGTATCATTGGCCTTATCATCCTTGAGTCTCATGCTCATGTGGATGTGCGCAATCAGTTTCTCTGTACTTGTTGCCTTTGTTCTTCCCCTCGTATCATCTTCACCCATTCCCTTCGCTTCAAGTCCATGGCTAGTAGTTGGTTTGTTCGGTGCACCTGCTGTGCTCGGGGCTTTCAGTGGTCAACATATGGGTTATCTCATTCTGTTGAAGTATCTGACAAAGACATTTTCAAAAAGAAATGTGAATCTGCCTTTGGTTGTGCAAGATGATCTGGCAAAGTTAGATGCTGAGAGATGGCTCTTTAAAGCAGGTTTAATGCAGTGGCTTGTTCTTTTGATTGTGGGAAACTTTTACAAGATAGGATCTTCTTATTTGGCTCTTGCTTGGCTAGCCTCTCCTGCATTTGCATATGGATTGCTTGAAGCAACTTTGTCACCAGCACGGCTGCCAAAACCACTCAAAACGGTCACCTTGCTGATTGGATTATCTGTGCCTTTCTTGCTTTCTTCTGGCATAATTATTCATCTGGTTGCCACACTAATTGGCAGTGCTGTTCGACTTGAAAAGAGTCCTGGCAGCAACCCTGAGTGGCTGGGCAATGTAATACTTGCAATATTTATTGCTGCCATAGTATGTTTGACACTGGTATATCTTTTGTCATATATTCATATTTCAGGTGCAAAGGTGCCACTTATTATAACGACTTGTCTACTGTTTGGCATCTCGCTCGCTGTGATTCAACTAGGTGTGGTTCCACCATTTAGTAAAGATACTGCCAGAGCTGTaaatgttgtgcatgttgtagatATGACAGGAGCCAATGGCCAAAAGCAAGAACCAACCTCTCACATTTCCTTATTTTCAACTACTCCAGGAAATCTAGTGAAGGAGGTTGAACAGATTGGAGAAGGATTTACTTGCGGCACTGATAAACCTCTTGATTTTGTAACAATTTCGGTCAAGTATGGTTGTTGGAGCGACAGAAATGCTAATATTGGCTGGCATGAGCCAGATATTCCTCTGATTCGTGTTGAGAATGATATCAAGAGTGACTATAGAGTTACACGGGTATCCATTGACACAAAAGTTTCCACACGCTGGACTCTGGGTATCAACGCTGATGAAGTGGAGGATTTCCAGTTGAAAGACGGTCCTGAGGAGTTGGTTCCAATTGGCGATAAGAGCAATGCAGATGGATGGTACATAATTCAGTTTTCAGGAGGGAAGAAAGCACCAAGAAAATTCAGTCTGACTCTTTTCTGGGCCAACAATCATACTCATAAGTCCTACAAAAAGAATAGCAACACAGAACAACCCTTGCTAAAACTGCGGACAGACGTTGATAGAATAACTTCCCCAACTGAAACGGTACTTGGGAAGCTTCCTCAGTGGTGTTCTTTGTTTGGGAAGTCCACATATCCTCTTACCTTAGCTTTCTTGAGTAGTTTTCCCGTTGATTTCTAG
- the LOC132606814 gene encoding uncharacterized protein LOC132606814 isoform X1, producing the protein MRQRAKGSTQSNPSSRRNSDNVVLLAKRSKYVILALFVLAAYGSWSVYQLQFLNLPKPLGVEEVGKRGFSEHQAIKHVEALTQLGPHPVGSDALDHALQYVLQAIETIKETAHWEVDVELDLFHAKSGANIMVGGLFKGKTLVYSDLNHIVLRISPKYAPEATENAVLVSSHIDTVFSTEGAGDCSSCVAVMLELARGVSQWAHGFKSAVIFLFNTGEEEGLNGAHSFITQHSWSDTVTMAIDLEAMGVGGKSGIFQAGPQPWAIETFALAAKYPSGQIVAQDIFKSGAIKSVTDFQVYQEIAGLSGLDFAYADNTAVYHTKNDKLKLLKPGSLQHLGENMLAFLLKAGASTNLPKGKGTTSHGKSGQDTGIYFDILGTYMFVFRQHFASMLYNSVILQALLIWTTSLFMGGYSAMVSLALSSLSLMLMWMCAISFSVLVAFVLPLVSSSPIPFASSPWLVVGLFGAPAVLGAFSGQHMGYLILLKYLTKTFSKRNVNLPLVVQDDLAKLDAERWLFKAGLMQWLVLLIVGNFYKIGSSYLALAWLASPAFAYGLLEATLSPARLPKPLKTVTLLIGLSVPFLLSSGIIIHLVATLIGSAVRLEKSPGSNPEWLGNVILAIFIAAIVCLTLVYLLSYIHISGAKVPLIITTCLLFGISLAVIQLGVVPPFSKDTARAVNVVHVVDMTGANGQKQEPTSHISLFSTTPGNLVKEVEQIGEGFTCGTDKPLDFVTISVKYGCWSDRNANIGWHEPDIPLIRVENDIKSDYRVTRVSIDTKVSTRWTLGINADEVEDFQLKDGPEELVPIGDKSNADGWYIIQFSGGKKAPRKFSLTLFWANNHTHKSYKKNSNTEQPLLKLRTDVDRITSPTETVLGKLPQWCSLFGKSTYPLTLAFLSSFPVDF; encoded by the exons ATGAGGCAGAGGGCTAAAGGTTCGACACAATCTAATCCATCTAGTAGACGCAATTCAGACAATGTGGTTTTGTTAGCAAAAAGATCAAAGTATGTGATTTTGGCATTGTTTGTGCTAGCGGCATATGGGAGTTGGTCTGTGTATCAACTTCAGTTTCTCAATCTACCTAAGCCACTTGGGGTGGAAGAGGTTGGTAAGAGGGGTTTCTCGGAGCATCAAGCCATCAAACATGTTGAAGCCTTAACTCAATTGGGTCCACATCCTGTTGGTTCAGATGCACTCGATCATGCCTTGCAG TATGTCTTGCAAGCCATAGAAACTATTAAAGAAACAGCTCATTGGGAAGTTGATGTAGAATTAGATCTTTTTCATGCTAAATCTGGTGCTAATATTATGGTTGGTGGACTTTTCAAGGGGAAAACTCTTGTTTATTCAGATCTGAATCACATTGTACTAAGGATCTCGCCAAAATATGCACCTGAAGCAACAGAAAATGCCGTTCTAGTATCTTCCCATATTGATACCGTGTTTTCCACTGAAGGGGCTGGAGACTGCAGTTCATGTGTAGCTGTTATGTTGGAGCTTGCTCGAGGAGTATCTCAATGGGCTCATGGGTTCAAAAGTGCTGTAATTTTCTTGTTTAACACAGGGGAGGAGGAGGGCTTAAATGGTGCTCACAGCTTTATAACGCAGCACTCTTGGAGTGATACTGTAACAATGGCTATTGACTTGGAGGCCATGGGTGTTGGAGGGAAGTCAGGAATATTTCAGGCCGGTCCTCAGCCATGGGCAATTGAAACTTTTGCTTTGGCAGCAAAATATCCATCTGGCCAAATAGTTGCACAGGATATATTTAAATCCGGGGCAATAAAATCTGTTACTGATTTCCAAGTGTACCAAGAGATTGCCGGTCTTTCTGGTCTGGACTTTGCGTATGCTGATAATACTGCAGTATACCACACAAAGAATGACAAATTAAAGCTTTTGAAACCTGGTTCTCTTCAACATCTTGGAGAAAATATGCTTGCCTTTCTGCTTAAGGCTGGTGCTTCTACTAATCTTCCCAAGGGCAAGGGGACAACTTCCCATGGAAAATCTGGCCAGGATACTGGTATATATTTTGACATCTTGGGAACATACATGTTCGTATTCCGTCAGCATTTTGCCAGTATGCTCTACAATTCGGTAATATTACAGGCACTTTTAATATGGACGACATCATTATTCATGGGTGGATATTCTGCCATGGTATCATTGGCCTTATCATCCTTGAGTCTCATGCTCATGTGGATGTGCGCAATCAGTTTCTCTGTACTTGTTGCCTTTGTTCTTCCCCTCGTATCATCTTCACCCATTCCCTTCGCTTCAAGTCCATGGCTAGTAGTTGGTTTGTTCGGTGCACCTGCTGTGCTCGGGGCTTTCAGTGGTCAACATATGGGTTATCTCATTCTGTTGAAGTATCTGACAAAGACATTTTCAAAAAGAAATGTGAATCTGCCTTTGGTTGTGCAAGATGATCTGGCAAAGTTAGATGCTGAGAGATGGCTCTTTAAAGCAGGTTTAATGCAGTGGCTTGTTCTTTTGATTGTGGGAAACTTTTACAAGATAGGATCTTCTTATTTGGCTCTTGCTTGGCTAGCCTCTCCTGCATTTGCATATGGATTGCTTGAAGCAACTTTGTCACCAGCACGGCTGCCAAAACCACTCAAAACGGTCACCTTGCTGATTGGATTATCTGTGCCTTTCTTGCTTTCTTCTGGCATAATTATTCATCTGGTTGCCACACTAATTGGCAGTGCTGTTCGACTTGAAAAGAGTCCTGGCAGCAACCCTGAGTGGCTGGGCAATGTAATACTTGCAATATTTATTGCTGCCATAGTATGTTTGACACTGGTATATCTTTTGTCATATATTCATATTTCAGGTGCAAAGGTGCCACTTATTATAACGACTTGTCTACTGTTTGGCATCTCGCTCGCTGTGATTCAACTAGGTGTGGTTCCACCATTTAGTAAAGATACTGCCAGAGCTGTaaatgttgtgcatgttgtagatATGACAGGAGCCAATGGCCAAAAGCAAGAACCAACCTCTCACATTTCCTTATTTTCAACTACTCCAGGAAATCTAGTGAAGGAGGTTGAACAGATTGGAGAAGGATTTACTTGCGGCACTGATAAACCTCTTGATTTTGTAACAATTTCGGTCAAGTATGGTTGTTGGAGCGACAGAAATGCTAATATTGGCTGGCATGAGCCAGATATTCCTCTGATTCGTGTTGAGAATGATATCAAGAGTGACTATAGAGTTACACGGGTATCCATTGACACAAAAGTTTCCACACGCTGGACTCTGGGTATCAACGCTGATGAAGTGGAGGATTTCCAGTTGAAAGACGGTCCTGAGGAGTTGGTTCCAATTGGCGATAAGAGCAATGCAGATGGATGGTACATAATTCAGTTTTCAGGAGGGAAGAAAGCACCAAGAAAATTCAGTCTGACTCTTTTCTGGGCCAACAATCATACTCATAAGTCCTACAAAAAGAATAGCAACACAGAACAACCCTTGCTAAAACTGCGGACAGACGTTGATAGAATAACTTCCCCAACTGAAACGGTACTTGGGAAGCTTCCTCAGTGGTGTTCTTTGTTTGGGAAGTCCACATATCCTCTTACCTTAGCTTTCTTGAGTAGTTTTCCCGTTGATTTCTAG